One Takifugu flavidus isolate HTHZ2018 chromosome 3, ASM371156v2, whole genome shotgun sequence genomic window, ATTTCAATGCTGCGAGTTCATCCGTCTCAGTGGCGAGAACTGTAGTTTTACTTGACCCTTGTTCTGCTGTACATCGACCGACACTGTATTTTACTGCGTTGACCTGTGACCTGAAGGCGCCGTCATGGACAGGCCCATAAGcaagctgctggagaagctgaagctgacgGACTCGGGCAGCGTGAAATTCAGCAGCTCCAAGAAAAAGCACGACGCCGCCGGCAACTCTAATAACAGCAacgggggggcggcggcggcggcggcgtgccaCCGGCTCCTTCCTCTTCGGCCGCCTCGCCCTCCAGACCCGGCCAGTTCTCGCTTGCCTCCGCGACCGCGGGCGACGCGTGCCATCCGGCGGgtgggtgggagaggaggaggaggaggcggaggcctGGGAATGCCGCCCTCTCAGCTCCTcgctcctccatcttcttccaGTAAGGCCCCCGACGGCGAGCAGCCGCTTCACCCTTCGACCATGGCGCCGCTGAGGCGCCGGTCACCCCAGCCGAGGGCTTCCTGTTACCTGGGAGAAGGCGTGGACTCCCACATGAGGCGGGAGTCCGGCCTGGGCCCCGAGTGTGACGCCTTGGGGGCGTTTGGATCCAGAGGGTCCTCTCAATCAGCGGCGCTATtccctggagctccagcagttGGTGCGGAGACACCAGCTCCTCTCCCAGCCGCCGCTCTCCGTCCCGCCTTCCTATCCGGCCACTGCCGGGTACAGTTCAGCTCCCAGAGGCGGACtcctggcggcggcggcggcatgGCGGAGCCCGGATACCTGTCCGAGCTGGAGAGGCACAAGCGCTTCTCCCTCCAGGAGGCTCTGTTCTACAAGCGCCTGAGCACGGGCAGCGAACTCTGGGAGACCACCAGGCCCGCCTCGCTGTCCCACCCGCCCCATCGCACGTCCGACATGACCGGCGGAGGCGTCGGAGGCTTCTTCTACCCGCCAGGACCGACTCTGagcccctgctcctccttcagcctccagGAGTCCGTGCTGGTCAGCCCCAGGTCCAGTTTTGCCTCCAGCACGgcgagagcggcggcggcggcggcggcgggagccCCATGGGGAGCCGCTGCAGCAGCAACCGGACCAGCGGCATCAGCCTGGGCTACGACTCGCGCTACTCCGCCTCGGGGGGTCTTCCCCCACACACCAGCAGGCGAACTCCCTGCAGATGGGGGGCTCCGCGGTTGGGTATGGGGCCCCGGGCAGGCCTGGTGCCACCCCGGTTGAGGACTGGACTCAGTACCTGGATGGCGGGGTGCACCCGGGGCCCCACGACACACGACACTCTTACCCACCCGCGGTCGGCAGCCCGGCGGCGGCGTGCTACCAGGCCGGCCCGGAGTGGTGGGACGAGCAACAGGCGGGAGTGAGAGGTAAAGACGGCGCCGCGGCGGGAGAGCGCGCCAGGTACTCCGACCTTCCCGGAACCAGGTACCAGGAGGAGCTCACCCGGCTTCTCCTGAGGGACGCCGTCCTCGAGGGCGAGGGCCTCCTGGAGGGCCTGATCCTGAAGGAGTCTCTGGCTCTGACGGCTCTCTCCAAACCTAACCGGACGCCGGTGGGACCCTGCTCAGCCGGGGGGCCCGGGAAGCCTCAGGAGGACCCGGGGGCCAGTACCGAAAGAGACGTCTCGGAGACCCGCCAGGAGTACTTTGGTGAGACCATGTTATAACAGCGTCGTTAACCGGTTATTGGTCATTTTTCCTCGAGTCCCCGGGTGTAATAAGGTGGTCCGGGTATCAGGACCAGGTGGTGCCCCCCATTCTGCCTGTTTTCTGACTCCAGGTGCCCTCTAAAacgcaggggtgggggggtcaggatCTGGGGGGGGTTCAGGTTGAAGAAACCGATCCGGGCCGGGCCGGGACGGGTGCCcatatgtgtttttattcctcagCAGGGTGTTTTCACCCCCTTCGGAGTGACTTCAGGCCACAGCAACGTGGTGTGTGAgtcatgcgtgtgtgtgtgtgtgtgagtgtgtgcggtGCTTTGTCGTGTGCAGGGGCGgtgtgctgcagcctgtttttccGCTCAGGTATGCGTGCCCTGAAGGGACAACCACGACTGTACGCCGCTCAGCCACCACGACGCCGCTCGCGCTTGTCTGGAGGCGGCGGAGGCAAATTGGGAGACGCCATAAATCAGATAAAAACTCGACGCCGTGTTTTGGGTTTGAGCTCCCGCTGAACCGCACGTTTTTGTGGACAATGGGATCCGGGGTTTAAGTCTGGTTTGAAAGTTCTGACCTTCGCTATATGTAGAGCGTCATTTTAAAGCCCGGGGTTGGTTCCTGGCCCAGGGCCCGACTCCCGCAGGGACCGTCCGCGAGTGTAGGAGCTTCTGGATTTGCCCGGCACTCCCTCGGCcacggtttaaaaaaaaaaaagaggaaaggaagcTAAAGGGGGCCCTTAAAATAGATCACAGAAgtcgtgtttttttttcccttttggggAACTTTTCGTGCCTCTGGTGCAAATTTGAGAAGAATCACCCTCGTTCCTGGTCACAAATCCCGGCTCCTGCTTTTAATCCGCGGGGCCTCGGCTTTGAAGCCTCCTCTCCTCGGTGCTGGCTGCCAGCAGTCGGATCCGGTGGAGTTTCCCCGTAATGACAGGCCTTCAGCAGGGACGGGAGCAAGCGGGCATCGAGCAAAAATCCCCGACCTCGGGCCCCGTCCTGCCCGCCCCCATAAATGTGTCGTTTGTGTCTCCCTGGTAGGAACGTGCGTGAAATGTGGGAAAGGCGTGTACGGAGCAGATAACGCCTGCCAGGCTCTGGACAGCCTCTACCACACGCGCTGTTTCACCTGCGTGTCCTGCGGTGAGTATCACGCTAACGCCTCGGGGGGGGGCGTGTCACACCTGAGCACCTccagggttaaaaaaaacacaacgggAAAAGCAGTGAAGGAATAAATCGGTATTTCCCTCCGACGCCTCTAACGTCCGTGTTTAACTGTGTAACATTCCTGTCCCGGCAGGACGCACCCTGAGGAACAAGGACTTCTACAACGTCAACGGCTCCGTGTACTGTAAAGAGGATTACATGGTAAGAGGCGCGTTGTCGTCGGGAGCCGCTCCATCCATTCCCCCGCCGGGGCTAATCCCTCCGTCTTAATTGCAGTTTTCGGGATTCCAGGCGGCGGCGGAGAAGTGTAGCGTGTGTGGCCACCTGATTCTGGAACaggtgagggtttttttttttggggccGTGGGAACGAGCCGCGCGCGCTCTTCGATGCGCCGTTTCCCAGAATGCCTCCCAAGACCCTCCAGAGGATAGAGGAATCCAGCGACTGCTTCCAGTTCCCACAACAGATTCTCGTGGAATGTTTTGCCTTATTTTTTTGTGATAAACAGAGCGAAGTCCCAGCGGCGATTAGCTTAAACGGTTTTTACCATATTTGCGCTACATAAATACACCAGAACCAGAGAGCCGAGGACGCCCGATCCACCGGCGCCTCTGCGGGTGGGAATAAACCGGGAATGTGGCCACCTGACTGTCGTTTCCACGTCCGCAGATCCTGCAGGCTCTGGGGAACTCGTACCATCCCGGCTGCTTCCGCTGCGTGGTGTGCTCCAAGGCGCTGGACGGCGTGCCCTTCACCGTCGACCACCACAGCAACATCTACTGCGTGGCCGACTACAACAAGTGGGTTCCGACTCCCGGCGTTGCTTCGGAAGGCGGTTGAAGACGACCCCCGTTGCATTCTgggccccccccacccccccacccccaccccttagATAACTCTTCTTCTGTTGTCCCGCAGGACGTTCGCCCCCAAGTGCGCGGCCTGTTTACAACCCATCCTACCTGCTGAGGTGAGTCCCGGCCTCCGACCGTCCGTCCGCACCGTAAAGTTGCTCGTTTTAAATTCCGGTGCCGGTTTCCCCCGTCTCAGGGCAGCGAAGAGATCCTGCGGGTGGTGTCCATGAACAAGGATTATCACTTCGAGTGCTACCACTGCGAGGTGGGTGGTCCGTCCCGGTCGGCCCAGGCGCCTTCCCCAACCCACCGGGTCCTAACCAGGTTCTCTCTTTCCAGGAGTGCGGCAAGCAGCTGTCGGATAAGCCCGGCTCGCAGTGCTTCCCCCTGGACTCCCATCTCCTCTGCCACTCCTGCCACATGGGCAGAGTGTGCGCCACGCACTGACGGCTTTTGGGttttcccccccaccccggaAAGGAACTCCAAGTCTTTAAGGGCCAAACTGCTGATCGATACATTTCCACTGATTCGGGTTGAGCCCGACCGCGGCTCGGCTCTTTTGGTcacgtgtcctgcctgctgtaCGCCTGGTACCCGGACCAGTACCATAGTGATGAGGGAACAGGAGAGAAAACTACTGcgttatttgattttttttactccAGTGTGGCTACTGTTTGCTGTAGAAGTACAAAGGGAATTGGCCTAACTGTTTCTGTACATATCGCTAGCAAACAATTTGCACTTAATTCTGACTTTACTGTAAGATTTCTTATGTGAATCTGTAATATTTTGGGAAGAACTTAACTGTATTCTGTAATAAATATTTCCtgtgctaaaaaaaacaacaactgagaAATGGTTAAATGTGAAGCCGGAGCAGAAACTGGTATCCAATTTAAATTTATTTGTTAAATTCTTGGTACATTCAACACTTGCAGgagaaaaagcaaaattaaaagcaaaattaaGGTAAAAAGGTTAACTAGTACTCTATCTGAAGGTCAACTCATTTGTACCTCCTTAAATAGGATTTCTGATTAAAGGGTCAGGAGGGCAATTAGATGCTTCTGTACAGGAAATACCTTCCTATCATTATTTCAGAATAAAACTTTAAGAATTTCTATCTTTGTCCTGAAAACCCACTCGTGCTTCCTGCATCGCcacaacacattaaaaaaaaaaaggtactaTGAGACGATTTACTACAGTGTTTTAGTACCGTTTGGAAAATAAAGTATTCACACAAACGTCACCAACGAAACAAACgttgaaattaaatcaaattctgtaaaaaaaaaaaaaaacacaaccaaaccaaccaacaaAAACTCGTTCTAGAAAATCTCCTGTGGGGATCTATTTTGGACTGGTTTAATTACAAGGTTGTGATGAGGGGACCGCGCTCCGAGGACTCAGACGGGCGGGTTCCAAACCTCAGCGGGACAAAACTgcgaaagaaaaaaaggttttcagcTCTTTTCCAGCTCTACGGGGAGGTTTGCTGCAGGAAGACCCAACACAACAGCTACTTAAACCATTtggagaggttaaaaaaaatgtggaaagtgtgtgtgtgtgtgtgtgtgtgtgtgtgtgtgcgcccgtgCCAGATGAGTGTGGAAGACAGGACCGgaataacagtgtgtgtgtgggtgtgtttctggGTGTGTAGCAGTGAGGACACCAGTCCTGAACCTGTGGTGAAGGAAACGTTCCCAAACAGGAAACGCTCCCTCCCAGGACTTCCTGTCGGCAGCATCCTCCGCTCGGCCATCGCCCGCTCCGGTGAggtttcccctcccctcccctcagcgGCGCCTGTCCCTGGGGTTGCTACGGCTACGGGAGTGCCGCCCGCCCACTGCGCCCTCTGACGGCCGCCCGGGCCGGTGGCCGCCGTCCCTCTTCTTGTCCCCGTCTCGGTCTCGGCCGCGCTCTCTCTCCCCGTCGGCTCCCcgggcggcgccgccgccgcccgccgGCGTGCCGGCGTCCTTCTCCCGCACCTTCAGCCTGTCCTTCTTCTCGTCCTCccgcttcttctcctcctcctccttcagctccttgtGCCGGCGCTCGCGCTCCTTCTGCCGCTCCGTGCGGTCCAGGAGCTTCTGCAGCACCTGGACACAGGACAGCTGGTTACACCGGCGTCCCCCACGCtgaaggacaggacagaaggacagaagcCGGGGGACAGACCTGCTCCTCGGTGAGGGGGAGCCAGTAGATGCACGGAGCCGCCTTCGTCTTCAGGAACAGGTCGTCCAGCAGTTTGGCGGGAGGCTCGTCTGCTTTCTCCGCTTCAGGACGACAAAAGACCGACATCACAAACCCACCGTGGCCGGTTCATCCGGATCCAAGCGGTAGAATTTACCTTTCTTATCCGCCTTCCTCTCCttgctcttccctctctccctcctcctccgttCTCTGTCCCTGGACCGGGACCGGCGTTCCTCCTCCCCGGGCCTCGCGAACTCCCGAACCTTGTCCCGGTCCCACTCCCTCTCGCCGCGGGCCCGCTCCCGGCGCTGCATTTCTTTCTCCCGCTCCGCCCAGAGGTCCCGAACGCCCCCCGCGCCCCGGTCCCTCTCCCGCTCCTTGTCCTTGTCCCGCTCCCGTTCTcggtctctctccctgtctcgcTCGGGCATGAGGGGGGGTAGTCGGTTCTGAGGTGCGCTTGGCTGGACCACATGgtcctccttctcttctggcTTTAAGATCCCTTTGTGGAAGTCCAGCTGGAGGACAAACATTCACGTTTGAGGAAAACGGACCCCCAGAAAGCAaccatttaatatttaataaccTCAATTCTTAAATCTCTAAACCAAGCCCGAGTCCCGTCCACCCGTCATTACCTCCTCCTGCTGGCAGAAGTCCACACTGAGGACCTTGGGGTTGCTGAGGGGCCATTTCACGCGATGGAGCGCGTCTCTCGTGGCAACAGCCTCCTCTGTGGTGGCGTACTGCAAAGGCGGGAGGACGAAGTTAGAACAAAGACGGGCGCGGGAAGAGACGGAGCCACGGGCAGGAGGACGGTTACATAATCGCTTGCTTCCGGTCCCGACGCTCACACacgttctgtgtgtgtgtgtgtgtgtgtgtgtgtgggggacaCCGGGGCGACCTGGATGGTACTCACTGTGACAATGCAGTGAGACTTGATCTTGTCGATCCAGAAGCCCTCCTCCACCATGGTGCCGGTTCTGTTGAGCAGCTCTTTAAGCTGGCCCAGAGTGAATGGGCGAACCTGTGGGAAACACCAGAGCGGTCCGATCACACCGATCCTCCGGGGGAAACAGCCCCGTCCTCGCACGCGGGCGGGACGGTTCAGAACGGAGACTTTCGAGACCCACCAGGTTGGTGACGTGGATGATGTTGGAGAGTTTGCCACGGGACGGCGAAGGCTGCCTGGTGGTGCGGACGGGATCGTCGATGGTGACGGATACGCCGGACTTCTGTTGGCTAATGGAGCGACGCACGACGCTGTCGCTGGGGGtgactgttggggggggggggtcaagagggtggatggatggaacggGCGTGTTTAGGTGAGACAAGCATGAGGCGAGGGTTCTGTTGAGGTCCGTTTACCTTTCGCTGCCTCTCCATCGACCTTGACGGGGGGCTGCGGTTCTGACGCTTCCTCGCCGACACTGTTCTGGCTCGTGTCTCCGGACGCGCCCTGCTGGCCGTCTTCCTCGGTcgtctccatctcttcctcttccttggTTTCTCCATTTTCGTGGCTCTCGCTTGGGACGACCTGACAGAAGGATTGGAGCGAGGGGGGGTTAGGTCGTGAGAAGAGGAGTCCCTCGTTTCTCAGGCTTCCTTTAGTCCGCTCTGACCTGCGTGATGGTGCGTCGGATCTTGAGGCCTTTGGCCTGGTCGTCCCGGCCGGCGTCCTGGCTCTCCTCGTCCCcggacagctgcagctcctctgggtgTAGCTCCACAACCGCCTCCTGGTTCAATTTGATGTCCGGAATCAAAGACTGCAGCGCAACACCGAACGCAGCACATAAAATAAAACCCGTTATTAGCGGATTTCTTCGGACTGTAAGTTTGCTCCACTTTGTCCCGTGGGCAAAGACACCGGGTTCAGTCCCTGAGGTGGGTCAGTACCTTCAGCGAGTCAGTGGTAATGCTGATGGATGGTTTCTTGGTGATGACCGACGTGCTTGAGCCCCAACgcctcttccttcctgctgcacttcctgtgtcGGCCtcgctcatccctccatctgggTTCGCCGGAGGCGTCTTGCTGCCTGCGGGACGGACAGCGAATCATTAAGGAGTCGGAGAGAAATACGCTCCAACCGAACTACCGCAGTTGCTGTGGCTTCCGGTGAGAAGCTATTCTAAGAGAGCATTTGGGAAGGCGATCTAAAGCTCCCATGCAGGGTTCTGTGACAACAGGCAAAGGCGGCGGCCTTAGGTTGCCATAATAAACCTGGAGGAACATCCTGGGAACCAAACTGAAAAATTAACACTGAAAATGAGATCTGCAGTGCTGATTCCACAACACTGTCTTACCAGTAAATCTCAGTGGGAAAGGCCCATGACCGTTTACACAATGAGGTATAATCCTAAAAATATGCAGCACACAGATAGCTAAATACTGCGGGGCACATTGCGGGTTTCTGCCATTAAATTACATTATCCTGGCTGGATAAAGCCTGGCCACATGAAAGTGAGCGCAAAGACGGCCAAAAATGCAGGAGGATTGTAACCTGCTCTGCTTAACCACTTCTGAAAGCTGCCAGGGATGAATGAAACCTCTGATCCACATCAGAGGTTTCAAGAACGAGGTGGGAGGAAATATGGAAGAGCGCCGGCTGAAATATCTGGACGCAGGAAGGAGGTGGCGGCAGAATAAGAATAAAAGCGCAAAAGTGTGAATACAGCAGAGTAGGCAGCTAACTAGGTGGATGCATCAACTCCTAGTTGACAATACATTGAAGCTTATGGGCTTTTCTCTCGGGAACAGCGACACCTTGTGGAGCATTGGCGTTACAGCAGGTGACGTCACTCCTGTTCATTTTGCATCTATAATAAAAAACTGGCTGTTTGAAGATGGAGGATGAACTGGCGAGAGGGAAGGAGTGTGACGGATATTAATGCCAGGTGCGGGAAGGTTCTTGAAGATatcagaaaagggaaaagaaccATCTGTGCAGGCAACTTCGAGAACGCACCGAGGTTCCCAGAGTTTTCGCCACTTACAGCGATGCGGCACATGTCGAAAACCCTGAAACAGACTCCGGTTTCCCCAGTTTTAATTGGATTCATCAAACGGAAAAGCGGGCATACTCACTTGTCAGCGATATCTTGCGAGCGGCGAAAGTCTTGGGAGTGGGGTCGGGGCtctggaaggagagaaagacaaaaagaacaTACAGAAACCCCAGGGGTGTGGGGCGAGATGAGAACCAGAGGTCCGAACTCTCACAGCCAACAACAGAGAAGAAGTGATACGTGGAGGAAGaatggggggctggggggggttaAAGTAACAGCCTGGAGGCTCCAATTGTGCCATAGCATCAAAGAGGGTTGTGGAGAGGCTCCGTGGGCGGCTCTGTGCTGCACGTCtgctcaaaaacacacaactaTACAATGAGCGTACGCAGTTAAAAAGTTTACCTCTCCATCTTCCCTCACACTAGCTAAAGTTAGCTCCCATCATTTCCCTCATCGGGTAATTTGATGAATCTAACGTATCCGATCTGTACCGGCCTGCTATAATCAAGTGGATCTTTTTGGGGATTAAGCACCTTTAACTTAACTTAACCGATAATCCAAACGCGACACGTGAAACCCGTCAGGGCCGCTGTACTAACGAGGAGTTCTTTCACTCCGATAACGGACGACTGGCGCTTATCTGCTGAGCAGAGGTGAAGAACAGAGCGTCCACGTCTCATTCTGACCGTGCTGCAGTTCAAATTTATGCCTCTAAATTACAAGTCAGACTAACGAGGAATCAGAATTTCGAACCAAATCGAAACTGCAGCACGCCGAGCTCCAATTGGTTCCAAATTGCAAAGGAGGAGAGCAATaattcccccttttttcagaaaatgaggaggaggaaaaaatgtaCGTATACATCACATGTCATTTCCTGGTACCATTTTACACCTGATTCCTTACTGGATTCACTACGGCCCACCCGCACGACAGCGAGTACTGTATCTAGGCAACAGGGATCCGATCAGAGAAGGCACAGGACTGAGGGCAGGGCTCGATTTGAGTGTGAAGATTAGCCACCAGGCACTGGGCTGGACTTTTTTCTTGAATGGGGCTGGGAAGTTTTCCAGATTGACATGTATCAGTCTTACTTAGAACCGGGCCGGTGAGACCCCCCTCCCAGCAGCACTGCTCTCAGAGTCCATCATCAGCGAGTGGGGGGGGTCCACCTTTGTGTCTTGATTTAAAGTCTTTGATTCAGAGCTGTGCGTGCTTTCCTGCACATCCTTGTGCCACTGCAGCAAATGTCCAATAATCTGTCCTACAACGTTCATGCTGGTTGTTCCAAAATGTGTCTTTGCTGCATCATTGTCCCAGAAAGGACGGATTCATACGAGCGGTGATGCAGGAATACAGGCGCAGCAGCGGCTTTCCTCAAGCCTCCGTACGTATCCAGCTCTCGACACCAAGCCAGAAGAGTGGCTGCGCGCTCTTGTAACTGTCCTTTAAAAGTCTGTTTCCGTGGGACGGGCGCAGCATCGGGCGTGGAAGCGTCTCCCGTTGAGCTCGTTCAGAACACCTGGAACCTTACAGGCTCGACCAATAGCTGGGTTCCATGCTGCAAACAcaagtccaggtcatgtgaccgatGAGGTAAtccaggggggaaaaaaagtccaaCTCTCATCACTTCCAGGTCGACGATTTACTCAGTTCTGTCCAGACCTTAAATCCCGTGACAGCGATGGCGTGAAGATGCAACTAGCGATCGCTGTTTGGTCGCTGAAGTGGACCGTCCGCCGCCGTAGCGCCGCTCTGCCCACAGGGATGGAGTCGAGGGGCTGAAACGAAACACTCGGGACTGCGCCGTTTCTGGAGAGACGCTACACGGACGGGAGGTGCAACAACTTAAAGCAGCTTCATCAAGAGGGCGGGTGGCGATGCTAAACTTTAGCGACCACCCTTCATCCcctcttcaccaccaccaccaccaccacttcaGTCCAGTTCAGACCAGCGGGCCAGGCTCCCACAGACAGCGGCGTGCTGCTGTGGTCAACAGGCCCGCCCCCTGCTGATAACGCAGATCTCTTGATGGACGCGTCACTCGAGGGTTACTGAGAAAGCCCCTGCAGGCTCAGGCTTTGCTCAGTGCCGTGTGGTTGCAGCCTCTGGGCCTAATTCTGGTACCGGCGACGCACTTGGGCATAGCGGGACAGGAGTTGGAGGAGAGGTAGGAGGAGAAGtggaggaggtgctgatgctggtggtagtagtagtagtagtagtacgcACCAGGTACCGATAGGGGCAATGGAAGAGGCATGGGCACCTTCATAACAAAGCAATCAATGGGGTTTTAAACAGCAATCACACCATAAATATATAGTGAGAGAAGCAATTATGACGGGATACAAGGGCGAGAAATAGAAAgtaggagggaggaaaagaggaaggaggcagcgaaagagagagagagcaataaAAGCcagtgagagcagagaggatgaaaacaggagtaaaagaacaaaaacgaGGCCCTGATGCATCGCTACACACGCTGCAGGTTACTATTCGCCCGTCTGTTCAAAAGCAGCCTTACAGGAAGGAAAACTGGCGTAAATACCCATGCAGCGGgataaaaacatcacaaaaaaacaaacaaaacaaagctttcTCGGGCCGGGGGCATTACGTCGCTGTGGTTTCACAACCTTTCGCCAAAGCTAGCCATCCAAAGGCGTGCGCGTCTAAGGAACGCGGTATTTAGAGGCgccgagaggaggaagagagcggcTCATTTCCAATCGCCGAAAGCTGAAATTTGAAATTGCGCCGAGCATGCGCgccgttaaaaaaaaaacccacggaTCTACTCGACGCCGCGCTGGCTGTAACGTAACCTTGAGGTGTCCTGCCCACGACACATGCAGCTAATGAGTGAGGAAGCGCATTAGTCCGAGACAGAGTGAAGAGcccgccgcccccccacccccccccccccaccctttcaGTGACCTTACCTCGTCCGGGCAGCCCTCCCTACTCTCTGGCTCGGTCCCAGGCGGAGGCTGCGAGACCACGGAGCTCTCGGATTCCGTCTCCATCTCGGTCACGGCGGGGGCACTGGGCGACACCTCTCTGCGAGAAGAGAAGTGGCGGTTAAACCCCTGGTCAAAGCAAACGATCGCCACCGTCCCGCTGGATTCTTCCGGTACCGTCGGCTCCTTTAGACCAGGAACCTACGCGGGCCGCTCGGCTCCTCCAGAGACCGCCAACTGGCAGGAGTGTAGGAGTGCAtcactttccctccctccccgcgATTTATTTGTGAAGGATTCCGGCGCGCGCCCTCTCGAGCGAGGCCGGGAGCACACCTGCACGAGCAACGCGCGGAAACGGGCGGCGAGTGGAAATCGAACGCGactgaaagggggaaaaagacaaaaggccaaagaaaaacaaacactagATGACTAATTTCAACATCTACAAGGCTACACCCACGCTCGCCACCACGTGCACAGACGGATGCGATAGCGACGGGTCGCGCTTGTAAACAAAAATGCGACTCATTTACGAGCGCCCGATGGAGTTTTTAACAGTGCGGTGCCCTTTTTCCTGCCAGCGTGACACAATCGAACCATCTCAGGTCTGTTTGAAGGGTTTATTTCACTTTAGAGTGGTGTTTATGGTTGAACTGTCCAAATACTTTCAAGCGTCGAAACTTGGGACGCTCTGCTTGGACTGGCCTCGGCGTAAAGTCCCACATCTCCGTCTCAAATCCACTGCGGTGGCGCGTCCAGACCAAAAAAGGGACCAACCATGGCGGCCTAAATACCCCTGAGCTGGACGGACTGTATCAGAGGAGGCAAAATATTGTTCCAGTCGAATCAGTGGTGCAGTTGTTTCACTGGCGAGGGGGAATTTGATTACACCGTAAGGGCTGTATCCTTAACAGAGGTCTGCTTTAATCATCTCCCTTGACAACAGTGAGATCATTATCAGCTACAACcacacgtcccccccccaccccccaaaagaataaaaaacataaacacacactgtataCGCAGCAatgtcaaaatggaaaaaaaacaaaaaacaggtcCAACGGGATGAATTTTGAAACTCCCAAAAACGACTAAAGGGACGGGAGGCTGGTTTTAAAGAGCGGGATGAATGACGCTTCGAAGATATGACGTATTAATAAAGGCGCTCGTTAGAAATAACCAATTCGGCGTCTTAAAACACGGCCGCTTCCCCCGGTGAAGGCGTCGCTGCGGCCGGTTGGTTCAACAAAAGGGGGATGTGGAcacctccaccctggtcctcctcacatgggCGAACATGTAACACGCTCCTAACCAGGCCAACGTGAGCTGCTCGCCTCCACCGGCACACCGCTGCTAAGCTAATCACCTTCCCCGCCGTCGTCAATGAACAGATTCGCACTGGGAACATCGCAccgattttttccccccagataAGACgtgtaaaaaaattaaaaatcacgATCAGCGACCTGAAGCCTTGAATCGCCCTCTGGCTCCCTTACCCGTTTTTGTTGCCTTCGGACAGCATTATGGCCGGCCTTGGAAGGGAAACCCCTGGTCGCGGAGGGTAACACTCTGCCGGGACGGATTGTTTTGTTCGGACGGGAGACGAGACGGACTCGAATTGGGTGGGGAAGAAAATTCGTGGTTGCCTCCACTGCTGAATG contains:
- the acin1b gene encoding apoptotic chromatin condensation inducer 1b isoform X2 produces the protein MADEDITLDGKPLQSLRVADLKAALEQRNLSKSGQKNTLVKRLKGALMLENLQKSSSSHCGLQPNSQIGQEMSQNSFIQQYLAKQQELLRQRLEREAQQNEEANDSPAVVEEDEDQLEDNDSSLRVTNKVSTRIPSEDRNCLTRCGGSPVFWQHSQSSVARVQEKGDSTLGPVITGPSAEVPGAKIQQAAFQQGHKEPPTPSPPRAIASLSVRVLAQPPAVPRTNEEGAAPTEPGSAHPVLHLSRSAGGHAREDSDADDSDDAESEDDEDWGPGPGGAPRANRAASQPQQAPPSMPATFARSKRKLQPPQHIPPPQAHHAPMQLRHPTPPPSPPPNLFPLPDTPKQSPPDTAEQEGESAAAPFEPHDMQNKDSDSSSCSSSPEPPAMRKPGPLSLLVQKMESEVAFNAGEGSHGGPASSSKTPTHVPERRNLQGNKGVEEDKDRGQGEIEEREMEKKSPQEDTEEERKQPEGEKLQEEEKPQDELKRREEKHQMQTEAPESGKKKVRGGGQDSDSSSDSDSKSDSSSGSSSSSSSSEDKSKLKKKSDQKVLDNTNLRKGDKKNYLSQREVSPSAPAVTEMETESESSVVSQPPPGTEPESREGCPDESPDPTPKTFAARKISLTSSKTPPANPDGGMSEADTGSAAGRKRRWGSSTSVITKKPSISITTDSLKEAVVELHPEELQLSGDEESQDAGRDDQAKGLKIRRTITQVVPSESHENGETKEEEEMETTEEDGQQGASGDTSQNSVGEEASEPQPPVKVDGEAAKVTPSDSVVRRSISQQKSGVSVTIDDPVRTTRQPSPSRGKLSNIIHVTNLVRPFTLGQLKELLNRTGTMVEEGFWIDKIKSHCIVTYATTEEAVATRDALHRVKWPLSNPKVLSVDFCQQEELDFHKGILKPEEKEDHVVQPSAPQNRLPPLMPERDRERDRERERDKDKERERDRGAGGVRDLWAEREKEMQRRERARGEREWDRDKVREFARPGEEERRSRSRDRERRRRERGKSKERKADKKAEKADEPPAKLLDDLFLKTKAAPCIYWLPLTEEQVLQKLLDRTERQKERERRHKELKEEEEKKREDEKKDRLKVREKDAGTPAGGGGAARGADGERERGRDRDGDKKRDGGHRPGRPSEGAVGGRHSRSRSNPRDRRR
- the acin1b gene encoding apoptotic chromatin condensation inducer 1b isoform X1 translates to MADEDITLDGKPLQSLRVADLKAALEQRNLSKSGQKNTLVKRLKGALMLENLQKSSSSHCGLQPNSQIGQEMSQNSFIQQYLAKQQELLRQRLEREAQQNEEANDSPAVVEEDEDQLEDNDSSLRVTNKVSTRIPSEDRNCLTRCGGSPVFWQHSQSSVARVQEKGDSTLGPVITGPSAEVPGAKIQQAAFQQGHKEPPTPSPPRAIASLSVRVLAQPPAVPRTNEEGAAPTEPGSAHPVLHLSRSAGGHAREDSDADDSDDAESEDDEDWGPGPGGAPRANRAASQPQQAPPSMPATFARSKRKLQPPQHIPPPQAHHAPMQLRHPTPPPSPPPNLFPLPDTPKQSPPDTAEQEGESAAAPFEPHDMQNKDSDSSSCSSSPEPPAMRKPGPLSLLVQKMESEVAFNAGEGSHGGPASSSKTPTHVPERRNLQGNKGVEEDKDRGQGEIEEREMEKKSPQEDTEEERKQPEGEKLQEEEKPQDELKRREEKHQMQTEAPESGKKKVRGGGQDSDSSSDSDSKSDSSSGSSSSSSSSEDKSKLKKKSDQKVLDNTNLRKGDKKNYLSQREVSPSAPAVTEMETESESSVVSQPPPGTEPESREGCPDESPDPTPKTFAARKISLTSSKTPPANPDGGMSEADTGSAAGRKRRWGSSTSVITKKPSISITTDSLKSLIPDIKLNQEAVVELHPEELQLSGDEESQDAGRDDQAKGLKIRRTITQVVPSESHENGETKEEEEMETTEEDGQQGASGDTSQNSVGEEASEPQPPVKVDGEAAKVTPSDSVVRRSISQQKSGVSVTIDDPVRTTRQPSPSRGKLSNIIHVTNLVRPFTLGQLKELLNRTGTMVEEGFWIDKIKSHCIVTYATTEEAVATRDALHRVKWPLSNPKVLSVDFCQQEELDFHKGILKPEEKEDHVVQPSAPQNRLPPLMPERDRERDRERERDKDKERERDRGAGGVRDLWAEREKEMQRRERARGEREWDRDKVREFARPGEEERRSRSRDRERRRRERGKSKERKADKKAEKADEPPAKLLDDLFLKTKAAPCIYWLPLTEEQVLQKLLDRTERQKERERRHKELKEEEEKKREDEKKDRLKVREKDAGTPAGGGGAARGADGERERGRDRDGDKKRDGGHRPGRPSEGAVGGRHSRSRSNPRDRRR